One genomic window of Triplophysa rosa linkage group LG11, Trosa_1v2, whole genome shotgun sequence includes the following:
- the wfikkn2a gene encoding WAP, Kazal, immunoglobulin, Kunitz and NTR domain-containing protein 2 isoform X1 produces the protein MWWMLFPRWIWFLFGQLCVLRLDLRARALPMPMSMSKVVYTHAGMCPNEMNPNLWVDAMSTCMRECESDQDCEPFEKCCSNVCGNKSCVAARYMDLRGRKGPVGMPKGITCDQFMCTQQGSECDIWDGQPVCKCKDRCGQEPRFICASDGMTYYNKCYLDAEACTRGVSLTEVTCKFHLSFSNTSPLPEETTVRPTTAHLETTPMDIQAPVMVSNPVNYFVFVGETASFLCEVTGKPKPAITWEKQMKGKESTVMGPNHVLGNIVVTNIAQLVIYNAQIQDAGIYTCTATNPGGTVQAHFPLSVVPQEQTEPKRVTNSTRLTPEECLKDPDMDICGEEGVSWYYESKSNNCFTFTYRQCDTNKNHFDTYESCMSSCGSELATPCSLPSVQGPCKSYTPRWAYSHAVKKCQPFVYGGCGGNENNFKSQEACEEMCPFPKTKNCKQCKPRQKMVSSFCKSDFVVLGRISELMEEHDSALITMEEILKDEKMGLRFFRQEPLEVTLLNMDWKCPCLNITRAEGQMIIMGNVHNGMAVLQPNSFVVASTARRVRKLREVVNKKPCDILMEFSSTKY, from the exons ATGTGGTGGATGCTCTTTCCCAGATGGATTTGGTTTTTATTCGGGCAGCTCTGCGTCTTGCGCTTGGACTTGCGCGCCAGAGCGTTGCCAATGCCAATGTCAATGTCCAAAGTGGTTTATACACACGCGGGGATGTGTCCGAACGAGATGAACCCGAACCTGTGGGTGGACGCCATGAGCACCTGCATGCGCGAGTGTGAGTCCGATCAG GATTGTGAGCCATTCGAGAAATGCTGTTCAAACGTTTGCGGAAACAAGAGCTGCGTGGCCGCCCGCTACATGGACCTCCGGGGAAGGAAAGGTCCGGTGGGAATGCCCAAAGGGATCACCTGCGACCAATTCATGTGCACGCAACAGGGTTCAGAATGCGACATCTGGGACGGGCAGCCGGTGTGCAAGTGCAAAGACCGCTGCGGACAGGAGCCCCGCTTCATCTGCGCCTCAGACGGCATGACCTACTACAACAAATGCTATTTGGATGCGGAGGCTTGCACGAGGGGTGTCTCTCTCACCGAAGTCACCTGTAAGTTCCACCTTAGCTTCTCCAACACCAGCCCTCTACCGGAGGAGACCACCGTTCGCCCCACCACGGCTCATTTGGAGACCACCCCTATGGATATTCAAGCACCTGTGATGGTCAGCAATCCGGTGAACTATTTCGTGTTCGTAGGCGAAACGGCTAGTTTCCTATGCGAGGTGACGGGCAAGCCCAAACCGGCAATCACTTGGGAGAAACAAATGAAAGGCAAAGAGAGCACAGTGATGGGACCCAATCACGTGCTTGGAAACATAGTGGTTACCAACATCGCCCAGCTGGTTATATATAACGCTCAAATCCAAGATGCCGGCATCTACACCTGCACCGCCACAAACCCCGGCGGCACAGTGCAGGCTCATTTCCCGCTCTCTGTGGTCCCCCAAGAACAGACCGAACCGAAGCGGGTGACGAATTCCACACGCTTAACGCCCGAGGAGTGTTTGAAAGATCCCGATATGGATATCTGCGGAGAGGAGGGTGTTAGTTGGTACTATGAATCCAAAAGCAACAACTGCTTCACCTTCACGTACAGGCAATGCGACACGAACAAAAACCATTTCGACACGTACGAGTCGTGCATGTCGTCGTGCGGATCGGAGCTTGCCACACCTTGCTCCTTACCGAGCGTGCAAGGGCCCTGCAAGTCATACACGCCACGTTGGGCCTACAGTCACGCTGTCAAGAAATGCCAGCCGTTCGTTTACGGAGGATGCGGTGGAAACGAGAACAACTTTAAGAGCCAGGAAGCCTGCGAGGAGATGTGCCCCTTCCCCAAGACCAAAAACTGTAAGCAGTGCAAACCCAGGCAGAAGATGGTTTCGAGCTTCTGCAAGAGCGACTTCGTGGTCCTGGGACGCATTTCCGAGCTGATGGAAGAGCACGACTCCGCGCTCATCACGATGGAGGAGATCTTAAAGGATGAAAAGATGGGGCTGCGGTTCTTCCGTCAGGAACCTCTGGAGGTGACGCTGCTCAACATGGATTGGAAATGTCCCTGTCTGAACATAACCAGAGCTGAGGGCCAGATGATCATCATGGGGAACGTTCACAACGGCATGGCCGTCCTGCAGCCCAACAGCTTCGTGGTCGCCTCGACGGCACGGCGGGTTCGTAAACTCCGTGAGGTTGTCAACAAAAAGCCTTGTGATATTTTGATGGAGTTCAGCAGCACGAAGTACTAG
- the c1qtnf6a gene encoding complement C1q tumor necrosis factor-related protein 6: MFEFGFICLFVHLVASVPQPPCRRCCDHLPSPDDAASLRESMPAMPEVRTYINMTILKGDKGDRGERGTPGKPGMEGSPGPQGAEGPKGAKGQAGAAGDACKTQHSAFSVGRRKSLHSVDNYQALIFDTIFVNSPEHFDMFAGKYRCHTPGIYFFNVNIHTWNFKETYLHIMQNESEKAIVYAQPSDRSIMQSQSVMLSLQEGDEVWVRLYKRERENAIYSDDVDIYITFNGYLIKPETK; encoded by the exons ATGTTTGAATTCGGGTTCATCTGTTTGTTTGTACATCTGGTTGCGTCTGTACCTCAACCGCCTTGCCGTCGATGCTGTGACCACCTCCCATCACCAGATGATGCTGCAAGTCTAAGAGAAAGCATGCCTGCAATGCCTGAGGTCCGCACATACATCAACATGACCATTCTAAAAG GTGACAAGGGTGATCGTGGAGAAAGGGGAACTCCTGGAAAACCTGGGATGGAGGGTTCCCCGGGACCACAGGGCGCTGAAGGTCCCAAAGGAGCCAAAGGACAAGCTGGAGCTGCGGGTGACGCTTGTAAAACCCAGCATTCTGCTTTCTCCGTAGGCCGACGGAAGTCCCTTCACAGCGTAGACAACTACCAGGCTCTAATTTTCGACACCATCTTCGTAAACAGCCCCGAACACTTCGACATGTTCGCCGGGAAGTACCGTTGCCACACACCGGGTATCTACTTTTTCAACGTGAACATCCACACGTGGAACTTTAAGGAGACGTACTTGCACATCATGCAGAACGAGAGCGAGAAGGCCATCGTTTACGCTCAGCCGAGCGACCGTTCTATCATGCAGAGTCAGAGCGTGATGCTGTCTCTACAGGAAGGCGACGAGGTCTGGGTACGCCTTTACAAACGTGAACGTGAGAATGCGATATATAGCGACGATGTAGACATTTACATCACCTTTAATGGATACCTCATCAAGCCTGAGACGAAGTGA
- the wfikkn2a gene encoding WAP, Kazal, immunoglobulin, Kunitz and NTR domain-containing protein 2 isoform X2: protein MDLRGRKGPVGMPKGITCDQFMCTQQGSECDIWDGQPVCKCKDRCGQEPRFICASDGMTYYNKCYLDAEACTRGVSLTEVTCKFHLSFSNTSPLPEETTVRPTTAHLETTPMDIQAPVMVSNPVNYFVFVGETASFLCEVTGKPKPAITWEKQMKGKESTVMGPNHVLGNIVVTNIAQLVIYNAQIQDAGIYTCTATNPGGTVQAHFPLSVVPQEQTEPKRVTNSTRLTPEECLKDPDMDICGEEGVSWYYESKSNNCFTFTYRQCDTNKNHFDTYESCMSSCGSELATPCSLPSVQGPCKSYTPRWAYSHAVKKCQPFVYGGCGGNENNFKSQEACEEMCPFPKTKNCKQCKPRQKMVSSFCKSDFVVLGRISELMEEHDSALITMEEILKDEKMGLRFFRQEPLEVTLLNMDWKCPCLNITRAEGQMIIMGNVHNGMAVLQPNSFVVASTARRVRKLREVVNKKPCDILMEFSSTKY from the coding sequence ATGGACCTCCGGGGAAGGAAAGGTCCGGTGGGAATGCCCAAAGGGATCACCTGCGACCAATTCATGTGCACGCAACAGGGTTCAGAATGCGACATCTGGGACGGGCAGCCGGTGTGCAAGTGCAAAGACCGCTGCGGACAGGAGCCCCGCTTCATCTGCGCCTCAGACGGCATGACCTACTACAACAAATGCTATTTGGATGCGGAGGCTTGCACGAGGGGTGTCTCTCTCACCGAAGTCACCTGTAAGTTCCACCTTAGCTTCTCCAACACCAGCCCTCTACCGGAGGAGACCACCGTTCGCCCCACCACGGCTCATTTGGAGACCACCCCTATGGATATTCAAGCACCTGTGATGGTCAGCAATCCGGTGAACTATTTCGTGTTCGTAGGCGAAACGGCTAGTTTCCTATGCGAGGTGACGGGCAAGCCCAAACCGGCAATCACTTGGGAGAAACAAATGAAAGGCAAAGAGAGCACAGTGATGGGACCCAATCACGTGCTTGGAAACATAGTGGTTACCAACATCGCCCAGCTGGTTATATATAACGCTCAAATCCAAGATGCCGGCATCTACACCTGCACCGCCACAAACCCCGGCGGCACAGTGCAGGCTCATTTCCCGCTCTCTGTGGTCCCCCAAGAACAGACCGAACCGAAGCGGGTGACGAATTCCACACGCTTAACGCCCGAGGAGTGTTTGAAAGATCCCGATATGGATATCTGCGGAGAGGAGGGTGTTAGTTGGTACTATGAATCCAAAAGCAACAACTGCTTCACCTTCACGTACAGGCAATGCGACACGAACAAAAACCATTTCGACACGTACGAGTCGTGCATGTCGTCGTGCGGATCGGAGCTTGCCACACCTTGCTCCTTACCGAGCGTGCAAGGGCCCTGCAAGTCATACACGCCACGTTGGGCCTACAGTCACGCTGTCAAGAAATGCCAGCCGTTCGTTTACGGAGGATGCGGTGGAAACGAGAACAACTTTAAGAGCCAGGAAGCCTGCGAGGAGATGTGCCCCTTCCCCAAGACCAAAAACTGTAAGCAGTGCAAACCCAGGCAGAAGATGGTTTCGAGCTTCTGCAAGAGCGACTTCGTGGTCCTGGGACGCATTTCCGAGCTGATGGAAGAGCACGACTCCGCGCTCATCACGATGGAGGAGATCTTAAAGGATGAAAAGATGGGGCTGCGGTTCTTCCGTCAGGAACCTCTGGAGGTGACGCTGCTCAACATGGATTGGAAATGTCCCTGTCTGAACATAACCAGAGCTGAGGGCCAGATGATCATCATGGGGAACGTTCACAACGGCATGGCCGTCCTGCAGCCCAACAGCTTCGTGGTCGCCTCGACGGCACGGCGGGTTCGTAAACTCCGTGAGGTTGTCAACAAAAAGCCTTGTGATATTTTGATGGAGTTCAGCAGCACGAAGTACTAG
- the ankrd40 gene encoding ankyrin repeat domain-containing protein 40, with protein sequence MSTTSLDKELQERLREASAIGDLEEVKSLVESGVNVNSQNEINGWTCLHWACKRNHKQVVAYLLITGADKDILTSKEELAVQLTSKPEIRRLLGVEEEDVPEVKEPELPIIPNYLSNPPFLYSKLDKDNLSISQHVSQNGTNNHPEPLESEPATLSPTQEQQLPPQQPKSLYTDSQSQQELSYIPVVEQNGVVPSPVVNGGLPMELSPETHHPNHCEFSHPHTRGQNGPVCPTLPSPSGSTSQPQVPNGTVTRQQSIPQQINCSQLAGSVPAFQPFFFTSTFPVNVQELVVKVRIQNSNVRENDFIEVELDRQELTYRALLRVCCRELDISAEHVEKIRKLPNTMLRKDKDVARLQDFQELEVVLEKTEGLTLFSGSQGGLTDRPCYNMKASRLTY encoded by the exons ATGTCAACGACATCGCTGGATAAAGAGCTGCAGGAGAGACTGAGAGAGGCCAGTGCCATCGGAGATTTAGAAGAGGTGAAGTCTTTAGTGGAGAGCGGAGTGAACGTCAACTCTCAAAATGAGATTAACGGATG GACGTGTTTGCATTGGGCCTGTAAAAGAAACCACAAACAGGTAGTGGCGTATCTTCTGATCACCGGAGCTGACAAAGACATTCTAACTTCGAAAGAGGAATTAGCCGTTCAGCTCACTTCCAAACCTGAAATCAGACGACTACTTGGAG TGGAAGAAGAAGATGTTCCCGAGGTAAAGGAACCCGAGCTGCCAATCATCCCCAACTATCTTTCCAACCCGCCCTTTCTGTACAGCAAGCTGGATAAAGATAATCTGAGTATATCGCAGCATGTGTCGCAGAACGGCACCAACAATCATCCAGAACCCTTAGAGTCTGAACCAGCAACCCTCTCCCCGACACAAGAGCAGCAACTTCCTCCCCAACAGCCTAAGAGTCTTTACACAGACAGCCAGAGCCAACAAGAGTTATCCTACATCCCCGTCGTGGAGCAGAACGGCGTTGTGCCGAGCCCTGTGGTGAACGGAGGTCTGCCCATGGAGCTCTCCCCAGAGACTCATCACCCCAACCACTGCGAGTTTTCCCACCCTCATACCAGAGGACAGAACGGGCCGGTGTGCCCCACACTTCCTTCCCCCAGCGGGAGCACCAGCCAGCCCCAGGTTCCCAACGGCACCGTCACCCGGCAGCAATCCATCCCCCAGCAGATCAACTGCTCCCAGCTCGCCGGCTCCGTGCCTGCCTTCCAGCCCTTCTTCTTCACCAGCACCTTCCCTGTTAACGTGCAAG aGCTGGTCGTGAAGGTGCGAATCCAGAACAGCAACGTTAGAGAGAACGACTTCATCGAAGTGGAACTTGACAGACAGGAGTTGACATACAGGGCGCTGCTCCGCGTGTGCTGTCGTGAGCTGGACATCAGCGCCGAGCACGTGGAGAAGATCCGCAAGCTGCCCAACACTATGCTCAGAAAG gATAAGGATGTGGCGAGGCTTCAGGACTTCCAGGAGCTGGAGGTGGTCCTGGAAAAAACTGAAGGCTTGACGCTGTTCTCTGGAAGTCAGGGCGGTCTGACTGATCGGCCCTGCTACAACATGAAGGCATCCCGGCTCACCTACTAG
- the mettl26 gene encoding methyltransferase-like 26: protein MTVSSDFLQPLYRCMKVFQKCGPFTTCSNSQQFGAFKGTCRWMCKMLNAPAADRNKDPILSVLKSRVKSDRHGNALEISSGTGQHVVHFANALPNITWQPSEVDAHSLSSIETYRQHYRLPNVKPAIYLDASQSWENWAGIQPESCDLIVNINMMHISPLACTKGLFNGVGKILKPQGLLLTYGPYAVNGTISPQSNVDFDHSLRSRNPEWGLRDIAFLTSLGQHNGLRLEEIVEMPANNKCLLFRKDSVV, encoded by the exons ATGACTGTTTCAAGTGACTTTTTGCAGCCATTATACAGATGCATGAAAGTGTTTCAGAAATGTGGACCATTCACGACCTGCTCTAATTCGCAGCAGTTTGGAGCTTTTAAAG GAACGTGTCGCTGGATGTGCAAAATGCTGAATGCACCAGCTGCAGACAGAAATAAAGACCCGATCCTTTCTGTTTTGAAAAGCAGAGTGAAATCAGACAGACATGGGAATGCTTTGGAAATATCGTCAGGCACAGGTCAGCACGTCGTTCACTTTGCTAACGCGTTGCCAAATATTACATGGCAACCATCTGAAGTTGATGCGCACTCCTTATCGAG TATAGAGACGTATAGACAGCATTATAGGCTGCCTAATGTAAAGCCAGCCATCTATCTTGATGCATCACAGAGTTGGGAGAACTGGGCCGGAATTCAGCCAGAGTCATGTGACCTCATTGTCAACATCAACATGATGCACATCTCTCCTCTAGCATGCACAAAG GGTTTGTTTAATGGTGTTGGAAAGATACTCAAGCCTCAAGGATTGCTTCTGACTTACGGG CCATATGCTGTCAATGGAACAATTTCCCCTCAGAGCAATGTTGACTTTGACCACAGCTTAAGATCAAG AAATCCAGAGTGGGGTCTAAGAGATATAGCTTTCCTGACATCGCTCGGCCAACACAATGGATTGCGACTTGAGGAAATT GTTGAGATGCCTGCCAACAATAAGTGCCTACTGTTTCGCAAGGACAGCGTGGTttga
- the LOC130561253 gene encoding uncharacterized protein LOC130561253, with translation MTSKYRESRLLLMLINRSREVAKAVVSVEPDKQLFSGETVTLRCDIQTEPNTEWTYSWTVHTYNSWNTVTQCTTQKCIMENVSYYHSGTYTCRGKSVNGQTCEMSDAVTLTVSSYKARTVLRVSPQQWLTEGDSVTLMCEVTSSSTGWTFSWFTKHSLSSVNKSAGYELVSDSSGGSKGNYTVSSAALKHTGVYMCRAERGDPVYHTHNSSTQPLWITGVSSSVSLIIRPNRTQHFSSESLSLSCEDHRNSTGWTVRRYTNTLETCPSSSVRSTGTESTCTITSLFTSDTGVYWCESESGHKLHPVNISIHNGDVILDSPVHPVTEGDSLTLHCLYRDKNPSNLRAEFYKDGSEVQNQTTGDMMIISTVSKSHEGFYSCKHPERRASPKSWISVTGGFQEISGLKMFSFLMAVCPYLLVTIMLVSKCCRLRGKTSV, from the exons atgacatcaaagtaccgcgagagcagaCTGCTCCTTATGCTCAtaaatcgctctcgcg AGGTTGCTAAAGCTGTGGTGAGTGTTGAGCCTGACAAACAGCTGTTCTCAGGAGAAACTGTCACTCTGAGATGTGACATACAGACTGAACCAAACACCGAGTGGACATACAGCTGGACTGTACACACATATAACAGCTGGAATACAGTCACCCAATGCACAACACAAAAATGCATAATGGAGAATGTGAGTTATTACCACAGTGGTACATACACATGTAGAGGAAAGAGTGTAAACGGACAAACCTGTGAGATGAGTGATGCTGTTACACTGACTGTATCATCAT ATAAAGCCCGGACAGTTTTAAGAGTTTCTCCACAGCAGTGGCTGACTGAAGGAGATTCAGTGACTCTGATGTGTGAGGTCACAAGTTCATCTACAGGCTGGACATTCAGCTGGTTTACTAAACACAGTCTCTCCTCCG TGAATAAATCTGCTGGTTATGAGTTGGTGTCAGACAGCAGTGGAGGATCTAAAGGCAACTACACTGTGAGTTCTGCGGCTCTGAAGCACACAGGAGTTTATATGTGCCGAGCAGAGAGAGGAGATCCAGtctatcacacacacaacagcagcACACAACCACTGTGGATCACTG GTGTTTCTTCTTCAGTGTCTCTGATCATCAGACCCAACAGAACTCAACACTTCTCatctgaatctctctctctgagctGTGAGGATCACAGGAACTCTACTGGATGGACAGTGAGaagatacacaaacacactggaAACTTGTCCATCATCATCAGTCAGATCTACAGGAACAGAATCTACATGTACAATCACATCTCTCTTCACATCTGACACTGGAGTGTACTGGTGTGAGTCTGAATCTGGACACAAACTTCATCCTGTTAATATTTCAATACACA ATGGTGATGTGATTCTGGACAGTCCTGTTCATCCTGTGACTGAAGGAGATTCTCTGACTCTACACTGTTTATATCGAGATAAAAACCCATCAAACCTCAGAGCTGAATTCTATAAAGATGGATCAGAGGTGCAGAATCAGACTACAGGAGACATGATGATCATCTCTACAGTCTCAAAGTCACATGAGGGTTTCTACTCCtgtaaacacccagagagaagAGCGTCTCCAAAGAGCTGGATCTCAGTCACAG GAGGTTTTCAGGAGATTTCTGGTCTCAAGATGTTCAGTTTTCTGATGGCAGTTTGTCCATATCTGTTAGTGACTATCATGCTGGTTTCCAAATGCTGCAGATTGAGAGGTAAAACATCTGTCTAA